Proteins encoded in a region of the Phoenix dactylifera cultivar Barhee BC4 chromosome 3, palm_55x_up_171113_PBpolish2nd_filt_p, whole genome shotgun sequence genome:
- the LOC103709092 gene encoding myb-related protein 2-like, producing MYRQHQGQNDLFSSKAAFPPVLQGENAPGSSGLFLSTDAKPRLKWTPELHQRFIEAVNQLGGADKATPKTVMRLMSIPGLTLYHLKSHLQKYRLSKNFQAQASTETTKKVIGSAIAADRTSEVSGSLIGNTNIASHSNKTMQISEALQMQIEVQRQLHEQLEVQRHLQLRIEAQGKYLQSVLEKAQETLDKQSVGSVGLEAAKMQLSDLVSEVSNECMGTAFPSLRESSSLHTLQGQTAQVADYLGNSCLTSYKELQKDRQTHHVRVGLRTYPGNSQLCTQQIGEDSTLAQTCFARCGNVNENRMLPSSTVKESEMTNFLVEESNILSKSVKPEGENGGSISISEAKQNEGDGEDTCLEMPNGRRSAVQQESGNQLNGFALPCLTVQLDLNARDDNNPSLGCKQFDLNGFSWS from the exons ATGTATCGTCAACATCAAGGACAGAATGACCTGTTCTCTTCTAAGGCAGCCTTTCCACCAGTCCTACAAGGAGAAAATGCTCCAGGAAGTTCAGGACTATTTCTCTCGACTGATGCAAAGCCTCGATTGAAATGGACCCCAGAGCTCCACCAACGTTTCATAGAAGCAGTGAATCAACTGGGTGGAGCAGACA aGGCTACTCCAAAAACAGTTATGAGGCTCATGAGCATTCCAGGACTGACATTATACCACTTAAAAAGCCATCTCCAG AAATACAGGCTTAGCAAAAATTTTCAAGCTCAAGCTAGTACCGAAACTACCAAGAAAG TTATAGGATCTGCGATAGCAGCTGACAGAACATCTGAAGTGAGTGGATCACTAATTGGCAATACAAACATTGCCTCTCATTCAAACAA AACCATGCAAATAAGTGAAGCGCTTCAGATGCAAATTGAAGTGCAAAGACAGCTACATGAGCAACTTGAG GTGCAAAGGCACTTACAGCTCCGGATAGAGGCCCAGGGAAAATACTTACAATCAGTGCTGGAGAAGGCCCAAGAGACCCTTGACAAGCAGAGTGTGGGTTCCGTAGGGCTGGAAGCTGCCAAAATGCAACTCTCTGACCTAGTTAGTGAAGTGTCAAATGAATGTATGGGTACTGCATTTCCAAGTTTAAGAGAATCTTCCAGTTTACACACCCTGCAAGGACAGACAGCCCAAGTTGCTGACTATCTGGGGAATAGTTGCTTGACTTCATATAAAGAACTCCAGAAGGACCGACAGACACATCATGTCAGAGTTGGATTGAGAACTTATCCGGGCAATTCACAATTATGCACACAACAGATAGGGGAGGATTCCACACTTGCACAGACTTGTTTTGCACGGTGTGGGAATGTGAATGAGAATAGAATGCTACCTTCATCCACAGTAAAAGAATCTGAAATGACAAATTTTCTTGTCGAAGAGTCCAACATATTATCAAAAAGTGTGAAACCTGAAGGTGAAAATGGTGGCAGTATTAGCATTTCTGAGGCAAAACAAAATGAAGGAGATGGAGAAGACACTTGTCTTGAAATGCCAAATGGCAGGAGATCAGCAGTCCAGCAAGAGAGTGGAAATCAGTTGAATGGATTTGCATTGCCATGTCTAACAGTGCAGCTAGATCTAAATGCCCGTGATGACAATAATCCTTCTCTAGGCTGCAAACAGTTCGACTTAAACGGTTTCAGCTGGAGCTGA
- the LOC120103735 gene encoding uncharacterized protein At5g19025-like isoform X2 has protein sequence MADCRSLIEFCRTFEQHRNMANFQASSDHRSSQSRNRRSKSLDPLSHPFCEHSPFAAIDVVMLFLVLGALGVLTVPYLKFIFHEAAEILPLAIDLMGDVLYQAPVAYAAGFVLMFIAGIAAWEFISQQARKCGKPYCKGLRKAVEFDIQLESEECVKCLPPFPKDVLGTRPLELGEDHKELEAELKKMAPLNGRTVLIFRAPCGCPSGRMEVWGPKRVRRIKK, from the coding sequence ATGGCTGATTGCCGGAGCTTGATCGAGTTCTGCAGAACGTTCGAGCAGCACCGCAACATGGCCAACTTCCAGGCCTCGTCGGATCACCGCAGCAGCCAGTCCCGCAACCGGAGGAGCAAGTCCTTGGATCCTTTGTCCCATCCCTTCTGTGAGCACTCCCCCTTCGCCGCCATCGACGTCGTGATGCTCTTTCTGGTGCTTGGCGCGCTTGGTGTATTGACTGTCCCTTACCTCAAGTTCATCTTCCATGAAGCTGCTGAGATTCTCCCTTTGGCCATAGACCTCATGGGGGATGTTCTCTACCAAGCCCCTGTTGCTTATGCTGCTGGATTTGTTTTGATGTTCATTGCCGGGATTGCTGCGTGGGAGTTCATCAGTCAGCAGGCTAGGAAATGTGGCAAACCTTACTGCAAAGGTCTCCGTAAAGCGGTTGAATTCGATATCCAGCTTGAGTCAGAGGAGTGCGTCAAGTGCCTACCGCCGTTTCCAAAGGATGTGCTTGGGACTCGCCCCCTGGAACTAGGGGAAGACCACAAGGAACTTGAAGCTGAGCTCAAGAAGATGGCGCCACTGAATGGCCGGACTGTTCTCATCTTTCGCGCCCCCTGTGGATGCCCTTCAGGAAGAATGGAAGTCTGGGGGCCCAAGAGAGTTCGCAGGATCAAGAAGTAG
- the LOC120103735 gene encoding uncharacterized protein At5g19025-like isoform X1, whose protein sequence is MISKSSVFFFLPIFPISIHLAFICKESGFFSSSINFRLEIRTFEQHRNMANFQASSDHRSSQSRNRRSKSLDPLSHPFCEHSPFAAIDVVMLFLVLGALGVLTVPYLKFIFHEAAEILPLAIDLMGDVLYQAPVAYAAGFVLMFIAGIAAWEFISQQARKCGKPYCKGLRKAVEFDIQLESEECVKCLPPFPKDVLGTRPLELGEDHKELEAELKKMAPLNGRTVLIFRAPCGCPSGRMEVWGPKRVRRIKK, encoded by the exons ATGATATCTAAATCctcagtttttttctttttaccgaTTTTTCCGATCTCAATCCATCTAGCTTTCATCTGCAAAGAGTCTGGATTTTTCTCCTCTTCCATCAATTTCCGATTAGAAATCAG AACGTTCGAGCAGCACCGCAACATGGCCAACTTCCAGGCCTCGTCGGATCACCGCAGCAGCCAGTCCCGCAACCGGAGGAGCAAGTCCTTGGATCCTTTGTCCCATCCCTTCTGTGAGCACTCCCCCTTCGCCGCCATCGACGTCGTGATGCTCTTTCTGGTGCTTGGCGCGCTTGGTGTATTGACTGTCCCTTACCTCAAGTTCATCTTCCATGAAGCTGCTGAGATTCTCCCTTTGGCCATAGACCTCATGGGGGATGTTCTCTACCAAGCCCCTGTTGCTTATGCTGCTGGATTTGTTTTGATGTTCATTGCCGGGATTGCTGCGTGGGAGTTCATCAGTCAGCAGGCTAGGAAATGTGGCAAACCTTACTGCAAAGGTCTCCGTAAAGCGGTTGAATTCGATATCCAGCTTGAGTCAGAGGAGTGCGTCAAGTGCCTACCGCCGTTTCCAAAGGATGTGCTTGGGACTCGCCCCCTGGAACTAGGGGAAGACCACAAGGAACTTGAAGCTGAGCTCAAGAAGATGGCGCCACTGAATGGCCGGACTGTTCTCATCTTTCGCGCCCCCTGTGGATGCCCTTCAGGAAGAATGGAAGTCTGGGGGCCCAAGAGAGTTCGCAGGATCAAGAAGTAG
- the LOC103709093 gene encoding uncharacterized protein LOC103709093 isoform X2: protein MMDHKKPLLQLLALLLFLSCLLLPLGSLALGNKEPQLPEVTDQAMVREVRMMEEEIARMDIESNDYPGSGANNRHDPRSPGRA from the exons ATGATGGACCACAAGAAGCCCTtgcttcaactcttggctctgcTGCTCTTCTTGtcatgccttcttcttcctttgg gaaGCCTTGCATTAGGAAACAAAGAACCACAACTTCCAGAGGTGACAGATcag GCAATGGTCAGAGAAGTGAGAATGATGGAGGAAGAAATTGCAAGGATGGATATCGAAAGCAATGATTATCCCGGATCAGGCGCAAACAACCGCCATGATCCCAGGAGTCCTGGAAGAGCCTAA
- the LOC103709093 gene encoding uncharacterized protein LOC103709093 isoform X1, giving the protein MMDHKKPLLQLLALLLFLSCLLLPLGAVPLSRSLALGNKEPQLPEVTDQAMVREVRMMEEEIARMDIESNDYPGSGANNRHDPRSPGRA; this is encoded by the exons ATGATGGACCACAAGAAGCCCTtgcttcaactcttggctctgcTGCTCTTCTTGtcatgccttcttcttcctttgggtGCTGTACCTCTATCTA gaaGCCTTGCATTAGGAAACAAAGAACCACAACTTCCAGAGGTGACAGATcag GCAATGGTCAGAGAAGTGAGAATGATGGAGGAAGAAATTGCAAGGATGGATATCGAAAGCAATGATTATCCCGGATCAGGCGCAAACAACCGCCATGATCCCAGGAGTCCTGGAAGAGCCTAA
- the LOC103709094 gene encoding cyclic dof factor 2-like: protein MADARDPAIKLFGRTIPLAEGGGQAAGGENSGPASATEELPAVDEKEESREVTDTEVKDSVSDAAEELDQTKPASSSGLDNGKEDDPQMSTNDDKAVADPKPEKDQTEAKASSQEKVLKKPDKILPCPRCSSLDTKFCYYNNYNVNQPRHFCRNCQRYWTAGGTMRNVPVGSGRRKTKHSASNYRHIMMASDGMPCNRVDASDSSSHQAHPVGLSPTRPLKGNDTVLKFGSEAPLCESMASVLSHGEQKRNAEIGSSAGGEDRENPSCASFVMASNCVENDHSKIAVHNEQNGLQSCCNGLTPMHHLHCFPGPPWIYPWPPGWNNMSSMAAGRCSSELVYRPENGSPNPVPWCPPMMTSPAFCAPTIPFPFIPASFWGCMPSWANGTLNIPWVGSNGGLSPPSSASSSSCSGNCSPTLGKHSRDATLQSEEKTEKSLWVPKTLRIDDPDEAAKSSIWATLGIKPDESIKKGGIFKAFHSKTEGKDHTADAAQVLQANPAALSRSQTFQECT from the exons ATGGCGGACGCGAGAGATCCGGCGATCAAGCTCTTCGGGAGGACGATACCTCTGGCTGAGGGCGGGGGCCAGGCGGCGGGTGGGGAGAACTCCGGCCCGGCTTCGGCGACGGAGGAGCTGCCGGCTGTGGACGAGAAG GAAGAAAGCAGAGAAGTCACAGACACTGAAGTCAAAGATTCAGTTTCTGATGCAGCAGAGGAGTTGGACCAGACTAAGCCAGCTAGCTCTTCTGGTTTGGACAATGGCAAAGAAGATGACCCTCAAATGTCCACTAATGATGACAAAGCAGTGGCAGATCCTAAGCCCGAGAAAGACCAGACTGAGGCCAAAGCCTCCAGCCAAGAGAAGGTGCTCAAGAAACCAGACAAGATTCTGCCTTGTCCTCGCTGCAGCAGTTTGGATACCAAGTTCTGTTACTATAACAACTATAATGTAAACCAACCTAGGCACTTCTGCAGGAATTGTCAGAGATACTGGACTGCTGGAGGGACAATGAGGAATGTTCCAGTAGGTTCTGGAAGGCGAAAAACTAaacactctgcatcaaattacCGTCACAtaatgatggcatctgatggaaTGCCATGTAACCGAGTAGATGCTTCCGACTCAAGCAGTCATCAGGCTCATCCTGTTGGTCTTTCTCCTACGAGGCCCTTGAAAGGAAACGATACTGTCCTCAAATTTGGTTCAGAAGCACCACTTTGTGAGTCCATGGCCTCTGTGCTCAGTCACGGAGAACAGAAGAGAAATGCTGAGATAGGCTCTTCGGCTGGTGGAGAAGACAGGGAAAACCCCTCTTGTGCATCTTTTGTGATGGCCTCTAACTGTGTGGAAAATGATCATTCTAAAATTGCAGTTCACAATGAACAAAATGGCTTGCAGAGCTGTTGTAATGGCCTCACTCCTATGCATCACCTTCACTGTTTTCCTGGGCCTCCTTGGATTTACCCTTGGCCTCCAGGATGGAACAATATGAGTTCCATGGCTGCAGGTCGGTGCTCTTCTGAGCTGGTTTACAGACCAGAGAATGGCAGTCCAAATCCGGTTCCATGGTGCCCACCAATGATGACTAGTCCTGCTTTTTGTGCACCTACTATTCCATTCCCATTTATACCAGCTTCATTTTGGGGCTGCATGCCTAGCTGGGCCAATGGAACCCTGAATATTCCTTGGGTTGGATCAAATGGTGGCCTATCACCACCATCATCAGCAAGCAGCAGCAGTTGTTCCGGCAATTGCTCTCCAACCTTGGGCAAGCATTCTAGAGATGCTACTTTACAAAGTGAGGAAAAAACAGAGAAGTCTCTATGGGTTCCCAAGACACTGAGAATTGATGATCCAGATGAGGCTGCAAAGAGCTCTATTTGGGCAACACTAGGTATTAAACCTGATGAGTCCATAAAGAAAGGTGGAATATTTAAAGCTTTCCATTCGAAAACTGAAGGCAAGGATCACACAGCAGATGCTGCTCAAGTCCTACAGGCAAATCCAGCAGCATTGTCTCGATCACAGACGTTTCAGGAGTGCACATGA